From a region of the Cygnus atratus isolate AKBS03 ecotype Queensland, Australia chromosome 3, CAtr_DNAZoo_HiC_assembly, whole genome shotgun sequence genome:
- the NDUFAF4 gene encoding NADH dehydrogenase [ubiquinone] 1 alpha subcomplex assembly factor 4 codes for MRGAVPAVAAAAAMGGRFVRALRAFNVESRAHREISKEKPTPAPHHPTTRLDALTEHPAIREKVYSKDDRLLTLLKDVYVESRDPPGQVKDGGGEHVPCKHEEKRITKLGQFEDLDIKKVTKGKISIVEALMLLNNHKLHPKVWTAEKIAVEYSLELTEVNSLLEFFIPFTMQEFPKETRKAIKPT; via the exons ATGCGCGGGGCCGTcccggcggtggcggcggctgCGGCGATGGGCGGGCGGTTTGTCCGCGCGTTGCGGGCGTTCAACGTGGAGAGCCGGGCCCACCGCGAGATCAGCAAGGAGAAGCCCACGCCCGCGCCGCACCACCCCACCACCCGCCTGGACGCGCTGACCG AGCACCCGGCGATACGCGAGAAAGTCTACAGCAAGGACGACAGGCTGCTCACCTTGTTGAAAGACGTTTATGTTGAGTCTAGAGATCCGCCGGGGCAG GTAAAAGATGGAGGTGGTGAACATGTTCCATGTAAACACGAGGAAAAGAGAATTACAAAACTAGGTCAATTTGAAGATCTAGATATTAAGAAAGTTACCAAAGGCAAAATTTCCATTGTGGAGGCTCTGATGCTTCTTAATAATCATAAACTTCATCCTAAGGTATGGACTGCAGAGAAAATAGCAGTGGAATACAGTCTGGAACTGACGGAAGTCAACTCTCTTCTGGAATTCTTCATTCCTTTTACCATGCAGGAATTTcctaaagaaacaagaaaagctaTAAAaccaacataa